In a genomic window of Aquila chrysaetos chrysaetos chromosome Z, bAquChr1.4, whole genome shotgun sequence:
- the MOCS2 gene encoding molybdopterin synthase catalytic subunit isoform X2, whose product MRCQVSVLYFARSAELAGLRCETLSVPRQITSLQLWEEIVRLHPRSTCFLEISSWSCSLETRLPLSHQLVEAESAQRTMDESEDVPKDFIKLKSEKLSVDEVSELVISPYCGAVSLFIGTTRNNFEGKKVIRLEYEAYTSMAETEIKKICRDVRQKWPSVKHIAVHHRLGVVPITEASVIIAVSSPHRTESLEAVMYCINTLKASVPIWKKEIYEDEYSWKENKECFWANSEK is encoded by the exons ATGCGCTGCCAG GTCTCGGTGCTGTATTTCGCCAGGAGCGCAGAGCTGGCGGGGCTGCGCTGCGAGACGCTCTCGGTGCCGCGGCAGATcacctctctgcagctctgggagGAGATCGTCAGGCTTCACCCCAG GAGTACGTGCTTCTTGGAGATCAGCTCCTGGTCCTGCAGCCTGGAGACGAGGTTGCCATTATCCCACCAATTAGTGGAGGCTGAATCTGCTCAG CGAACTATGGATGAAAGCGAAGATGTGCCAAAAGATTTTATCAAGCTCAAATCTGAAAAGCTCTCTGTAGATGAAGTGTCAGAGCTGGTTATTTCACCGTACTGTGGGGCAGTGTCTCTGTTCATTG GTActacaagaaataattttgaaggaaaaaaagtgattcgCTTAGAATATGAAGCATATACTTCAATGGCAGAGACcgaaataaagaaaatctgcagagaTGTTAGACAGAAATGGCCATCAGTCAAACATATTGCAGTGCACCATAGACTTGG TGTGGTTCCAATAACTGAAGCAAGTGTAATTATTGCAGTCTCCTCTCCACACAGAACAGAATCCCTTGAAGCTGTAATGTACTGCATCAATACCTTAAAAGCATCCGTCCCAATATGGAAAAAG GAGATTTATGAGGACGAATattcttggaaagaaaacaaggaatgcTTTTGggcaaattcagaaaaataa
- the MOCS2 gene encoding molybdopterin synthase sulfur carrier subunit isoform X1 produces MRCQVSVLYFARSAELAGLRCETLSVPRQITSLQLWEEIVRLHPRLAVIRDQVVFAVRQEYVLLGDQLLVLQPGDEVAIIPPISGG; encoded by the exons ATGCGCTGCCAG GTCTCGGTGCTGTATTTCGCCAGGAGCGCAGAGCTGGCGGGGCTGCGCTGCGAGACGCTCTCGGTGCCGCGGCAGATcacctctctgcagctctgggagGAGATCGTCAGGCTTCACCCCAG GCTTGCTGTCATCCGGGATCAAGTGGTTTTTGCTGTTCGGCAGGAGTACGTGCTTCTTGGAGATCAGCTCCTGGTCCTGCAGCCTGGAGACGAGGTTGCCATTATCCCACCAATTAGTGGAGGCTGA